One window of the Brevinema andersonii genome contains the following:
- a CDS encoding ABC transporter permease, with translation MFGSQLQSIAIRLLKNKLAVAGFFILMALMLITVYADYIADYNTVVIKQDLSNTFASPSSKAILGTDEFGRDIFARIVHGTRISLVIGFIAVSLSIVIGGFLGALAGYFGGWIDNIIMRIMDIFLAIPSILLAIAIVSALGSNLVNLVIALSISSIPVYARIVRASVLSVRDQEFIEAAHTIGAGNLYIILKHVVPNVLSPIIVQGTLGIAAAILSIAGLSFIGLGVQPPTPEWGSMLAGGRNFIRKAPWVTTYPGIAIMLSILSLNLLGDGLRDALDPRLK, from the coding sequence ATGTTTGGTTCACAGCTTCAAAGTATAGCTATACGTCTTCTGAAAAATAAACTTGCAGTTGCTGGATTTTTTATTTTAATGGCTTTAATGTTAATAACTGTTTATGCAGACTATATTGCCGATTATAATACTGTTGTTATCAAACAAGATTTAAGTAATACTTTTGCTTCTCCTAGTTCTAAAGCAATTCTAGGGACAGATGAATTTGGAAGAGATATTTTTGCTCGTATAGTTCATGGAACAAGAATTTCATTAGTGATAGGTTTTATTGCTGTCAGTCTTTCTATTGTAATAGGTGGATTTCTTGGAGCTTTAGCTGGATATTTTGGCGGCTGGATTGATAATATTATTATGAGGATTATGGATATATTTTTAGCGATTCCTTCTATTTTATTAGCTATTGCTATTGTTTCAGCCTTGGGCTCGAATCTTGTAAATCTTGTTATTGCTCTATCTATATCATCTATACCTGTATATGCCCGGATTGTTAGAGCATCAGTATTATCGGTACGTGATCAAGAGTTTATTGAAGCAGCTCATACTATTGGTGCAGGAAATCTTTATATTATTTTGAAACATGTTGTTCCCAATGTGCTATCTCCGATTATTGTACAAGGTACTTTAGGGATTGCTGCAGCTATCTTAAGTATTGCAGGATTGAGCTTTATTGGTTTGGGAGTGCAACCGCCGACACCGGAATGGGGATCAATGCTTGCTGGTGGACGTAATTTTATTAGAAAAGCTCCTTGGGTCACTACCTATCCTGGGATAGCGATTATGTTGTCAATTTTATCTTTGAATTTATTGGGAGATGGACTACGAGATGCTCTTGATCCTCGTTTGAAGTAG
- a CDS encoding ABC transporter ATP-binding protein has protein sequence MMNDIILSIKNLVVEYTSENGIVRAVNGLNLDLRAGETFGLVGETGAGKTTTALSILNLVSRPQGRIVSGTIEFLGQNLLTCSELELRAIRGSAISMIFQDPMTSLNPVMTVGDQILESIRIHQNLSQEAALARTGEMLELVGISAQRMYDFPHQFSGGMKQRVVIAMALACNPQLIIADEPTTALDVTIQAQVLELIQNLQKKLNTSMILITHDLGVVAQVCDKVAIMYAGKIIESGTASDIFCHTKHPYTKGLFDSIPNLTKNVKRLHPIWGQPPDPTCLPTGCSFHPRCPYADKLCSIRVPLETHIDSLHLVECLIYEGLVNAHVKGDRDE, from the coding sequence ATAATGAACGATATTATTTTGTCTATAAAAAACTTAGTAGTTGAATACACTTCCGAAAATGGCATTGTCAGGGCAGTCAATGGACTGAATCTTGATTTGAGAGCTGGTGAAACTTTTGGATTAGTAGGCGAAACCGGTGCTGGCAAAACAACAACAGCATTGAGTATTTTGAATTTAGTTAGTAGGCCTCAAGGAAGGATTGTATCAGGGACGATAGAATTTTTAGGTCAAAATCTCTTAACTTGCTCTGAATTAGAGCTTCGAGCAATTCGTGGTAGTGCTATTTCTATGATTTTTCAAGATCCTATGACATCTTTGAATCCTGTGATGACAGTAGGTGATCAAATTTTAGAATCGATCCGCATTCATCAGAATCTTTCTCAGGAAGCGGCCTTAGCAAGGACTGGGGAAATGTTGGAATTAGTAGGTATTTCAGCTCAACGTATGTATGATTTTCCTCATCAATTTTCTGGAGGTATGAAACAGAGAGTAGTCATTGCGATGGCATTAGCATGCAATCCACAGTTGATTATCGCTGACGAACCTACTACCGCATTAGATGTGACCATCCAAGCACAAGTTTTAGAGTTGATTCAAAATCTTCAGAAAAAACTGAATACCTCGATGATCCTTATTACTCACGATTTGGGTGTTGTGGCTCAAGTATGTGATAAAGTAGCTATTATGTATGCAGGAAAAATTATTGAAAGTGGTACTGCTAGTGATATTTTTTGTCATACCAAGCATCCTTATACTAAGGGATTATTTGATTCCATTCCGAATCTTACTAAAAATGTTAAGCGTTTGCATCCTATTTGGGGTCAGCCTCCGGATCCTACATGCCTTCCGACAGGCTGTTCTTTCCATCCTCGATGCCCTTATGCTGATAAACTCTGTTCTATTCGAGTTCCTCTTGAAACGCATATTGATAGTCTGCATTTAGTTGAATGTTTGATTTATGAAGGGTTGGTTAACGCTCATGTAAAAGGAGATCGTGATGAATAA
- a CDS encoding ABC transporter ATP-binding protein — protein sequence MNKPLIEVKNLRKYFPTPKGILHAVDDISFSIMQGKTLGVVGESGCGKSTTGRLLLRLIEPDAGNIFFEGQDILSLTSQKMRNVRRDIQLIFQDPYASLNPRMSIGETIAEPLLVNKIVKHGPELQKQICKIMDIVGLARNSINAYPHELDGGRRQRVGIGRALVLQPKFIVCDEPVSSLDVSIQAQILNLMQDLQEEFKLTYLFITHDLSIVKHFADDIMVMYLGKIVERAPSNMLFDNPQHPYTQALLSAIAVPSLDQKYDRIKLKGEISSPIDPPLYCRFAPRCMFATDICFRSEPELLCTEKSHECACFNHKNLIKQY from the coding sequence ATGAATAAGCCACTTATTGAAGTAAAGAATTTACGAAAATATTTTCCGACTCCAAAAGGAATTTTACATGCAGTTGATGATATTTCGTTTTCCATCATGCAAGGTAAAACTTTAGGAGTGGTGGGAGAATCTGGATGTGGGAAATCGACAACAGGCCGATTATTGTTGCGTCTTATTGAGCCTGATGCAGGAAATATTTTTTTTGAAGGCCAGGATATCTTATCTCTAACTTCCCAAAAAATGAGAAATGTACGGCGGGATATCCAACTGATTTTTCAAGATCCGTATGCTTCCTTAAACCCTCGTATGAGTATTGGCGAAACAATCGCTGAACCTTTATTAGTTAATAAAATTGTAAAGCATGGTCCTGAATTGCAAAAGCAAATTTGTAAAATAATGGATATTGTTGGTTTAGCAAGAAATTCTATTAATGCTTATCCTCATGAATTAGATGGAGGGCGGCGTCAGCGTGTCGGTATTGGCAGAGCTTTAGTACTGCAACCGAAATTTATTGTTTGTGATGAACCTGTATCTTCGTTGGATGTATCTATTCAAGCTCAAATTCTTAATTTAATGCAGGATCTTCAGGAAGAATTTAAATTAACATATTTATTTATTACTCATGATTTGTCAATTGTAAAGCATTTTGCAGATGATATTATGGTAATGTATCTGGGGAAAATTGTAGAACGAGCTCCATCTAATATGTTATTTGATAATCCTCAACATCCTTACACTCAAGCACTGCTTTCTGCGATTGCTGTACCGTCATTAGATCAGAAATATGATAGAATAAAATTAAAAGGGGAAATCTCATCTCCTATTGATCCACCGTTATATTGTCGTTTTGCACCTCGATGTATGTTTGCAACAGATATATGTTTTCGATCTGAACCTGAATTATTATGTACGGAAAAATCTCATGAATGTGCTTGTTTTAACCACAAGAATTTGATTAAACAATATTAA
- a CDS encoding MinD/ParA family protein — translation MPMVLGSDQIENIKNLVEQNNSHTRIISVTSGKGGVGKTNFALNLAITLANLKDSNQYPLNKRVVIMDADLGLANINVLLGLIPKSNLYHVLKGQKTLKEIITPTAFGIDLIAGASGLSQLANLEESDRINFIKAILELNYADFIIIDTAAGVSSNVTQFAGIAHETIIVTTPEPTSITDAYGIIKSIALEPSPPLLKLVINRAQNQKEAEKVASKIIAIAQQFLNIKIEPLGFIPDSPLIPSAVRKQIPFTILNPGTPISHSIEQIARRLLNIDLNTLEQTPGWKKILSYLTGHE, via the coding sequence ATGCCAATGGTACTTGGATCAGACCAAATAGAAAATATCAAAAATTTAGTAGAACAAAATAATTCCCATACTCGTATTATCTCTGTAACTTCAGGGAAAGGTGGAGTCGGTAAAACAAATTTTGCACTTAATCTTGCGATTACTCTTGCAAACCTAAAAGATTCCAACCAATATCCTCTTAATAAACGTGTTGTTATTATGGATGCCGATCTTGGATTGGCAAATATCAATGTCCTGCTCGGACTTATCCCCAAATCTAACTTATACCATGTGCTCAAAGGGCAAAAAACTCTCAAAGAGATCATTACTCCCACTGCCTTTGGGATCGATTTAATTGCTGGAGCATCAGGGCTAAGTCAGCTTGCTAATCTTGAAGAAAGCGATCGAATAAATTTTATTAAAGCAATTTTAGAGCTCAATTACGCTGATTTTATTATTATTGATACTGCAGCAGGGGTTTCTTCTAATGTAACACAATTTGCAGGAATTGCTCACGAAACAATTATTGTTACCACCCCCGAGCCAACTTCAATTACAGATGCTTACGGAATAATAAAATCTATAGCATTAGAACCTTCTCCTCCTTTACTCAAACTGGTCATAAACAGAGCACAAAATCAAAAAGAAGCAGAAAAAGTAGCCAGTAAAATTATTGCAATCGCTCAACAATTCCTTAATATTAAGATTGAACCTCTTGGTTTTATACCAGATAGTCCACTTATTCCCAGCGCAGTACGAAAACAAATACCATTTACTATCCTCAATCCAGGTACTCCAATCTCTCATAGTATAGAACAAATTGCTCGACGGCTCCTCAACATTGATTTAAACACCCTAGAACAAACCCCTGGATGGAAAAAAATTTTAAGTTACCTTACAGGCCATGAATAA
- a CDS encoding flagellar biosynthesis protein FlhF produces the protein MKYVTFQGKTKQEAMAQFNKKDPSLRDARLITTTEEEISSFLGLKKEKIYKVTVGIPEHFSSREKILSIDTEKAQSHFTPYVPSSEKLTATEKSVLRKQKNTKKEDSLFLESISRVADKISKMEQTETRSTLTPIDKNIKLLKENDLLKQELSGLRNDLKEIQNMLFNYIKQNQNNLFHQQAVQKFKDEQSLPDEYQIHKQHIRWLEQFLRDRDFAEYFITQLIQEIENEPNPINEKNSLLLKTKDFLKQNIPQADINIDNYTHQKIMLIGPTGIGKTSTLVKLAAHIAYMRKKSFRFISLDKYKIGGESQLKKLSSYMQAEFIPITKQEDFLKALHQEDTDYTFIDTAGKSPSESLPIQELANWIQQFETSIDIHLILSATTKFSDLDAICNAYNILPYKHFIITKLDETQSYGSILSIAYKYQMPLSFLADGQEIPQDFGIIDLNKLINDALI, from the coding sequence ATGAAATATGTGACATTTCAAGGAAAAACCAAGCAGGAAGCGATGGCTCAGTTCAACAAAAAAGATCCCAGTTTGCGCGATGCCCGTTTGATTACAACGACTGAAGAAGAAATTTCATCCTTTTTAGGCCTGAAAAAAGAAAAAATTTATAAAGTTACTGTTGGCATTCCCGAACATTTCAGCAGCAGAGAAAAAATTTTGTCCATAGACACAGAAAAAGCACAATCTCATTTTACACCCTATGTTCCATCATCGGAAAAATTAACGGCTACTGAAAAATCTGTTCTTAGAAAGCAAAAAAATACTAAAAAAGAAGATTCACTTTTCCTAGAAAGCATATCACGCGTTGCTGATAAGATTTCAAAAATGGAGCAAACAGAAACACGCTCTACATTAACACCAATCGATAAAAATATCAAATTGCTTAAAGAAAACGATCTTCTCAAACAAGAACTTTCAGGTTTACGAAATGATCTCAAAGAAATTCAAAATATGCTATTTAATTATATCAAACAAAATCAAAATAATTTATTTCATCAGCAAGCGGTCCAAAAATTCAAAGACGAACAAAGTTTACCGGACGAATATCAAATTCATAAACAACACATTCGCTGGTTGGAACAATTCTTAAGAGATCGTGATTTTGCTGAATATTTTATTACTCAACTCATTCAAGAAATTGAAAATGAGCCTAATCCTATAAACGAAAAAAATTCACTTTTGCTGAAAACAAAAGATTTTCTCAAGCAAAATATTCCTCAAGCCGATATCAATATAGACAATTACACACACCAAAAAATTATGCTTATTGGTCCCACAGGTATTGGTAAAACAAGTACTCTCGTTAAACTAGCTGCCCATATTGCATATATGCGTAAGAAAAGTTTTCGTTTTATTTCACTGGATAAGTATAAAATAGGTGGAGAATCTCAATTAAAAAAATTATCCAGTTATATGCAGGCTGAATTTATTCCGATTACAAAACAAGAAGATTTCTTAAAGGCGTTGCATCAAGAAGATACTGATTATACATTTATTGATACTGCAGGAAAAAGTCCATCAGAATCTTTACCCATTCAAGAACTAGCAAATTGGATACAACAATTCGAAACTTCGATTGATATTCATCTTATACTCAGCGCGACGACTAAGTTTTCGGATTTAGATGCAATATGCAATGCGTATAATATTTTACCCTACAAACATTTTATTATTACAAAATTAGACGAAACACAATCATATGGCTCTATTCTTTCTATAGCTTACAAATATCAAATGCCTTTATCATTCCTAGCAGACGGCCAGGAAATTCCACAGGATTTTGGCATTATAGATTTAAATAAACTTATTAATGACGCACTAATATAG
- the flhA gene encoding flagellar biosynthesis protein FlhA, whose amino-acid sequence MVEKQSPALEQGFKMLDSLSRHSDLFVALAAVGVVLMLIIPVPPILLDVFLLLNLALSFLIILSTLYVNKPSGFSSFPTLILLTTVFGLALNVSSTRLILTQGQAGNIIRAFGDFVVSGNLVVGFIIFIVLLAIQFLVITKGATRVSEVAARFALDAMPGKQLAVNEELNSGAINEEEARNRRNALTMEAGFYGAMDGASKFVSGNVQVAIVIVLVNVIGGIIIGITKGETLGGAVQHYVTLTIGDGLVSQIPALLVSVATGIIVTRNSANEKFATDVAHQIVMLPKTLFIAGFAIMFLGFLPGFPLLLNLLIGGIMVGSAYIMSQAIKAEQETKNREKIIAEKEEAQPTIQDILHVDPMSMEIGYSLIPLVDKAQGGDLLERIKLMRRHIGLDLGILVPPIRITDNVSVESQEYIVKIRGVEIGKGRIFVNRLLAMNPQKDLNSIEGIESREPAFNLPAKWINIEDRAKVEMQGFDVFDPPSVVATHLTELIRRNAFELLTRQDVQEMMDALRKEFPTLVDDALKHSNVGEIHKILQNLLKERIKIRNMVPILEIISDYRNSVPHLDALTEQVRDALGKQITSDPTVNTNGSLKGLLIDPKWEQILSDSIEDSPQGYISTLDNEHMNQFVNSVGKAIEQNLSEGIHPVILCSKRVRRLAREILSRSFPNISVIAYSEIPSYVSVEQLGVITE is encoded by the coding sequence ATGGTTGAAAAACAATCCCCAGCTCTCGAACAAGGTTTTAAAATGCTTGATTCATTATCCCGGCACTCTGATTTATTCGTTGCATTAGCTGCTGTCGGTGTTGTTCTTATGCTTATCATACCGGTACCCCCAATCTTATTGGATGTGTTTTTACTTCTGAACCTAGCTCTATCATTTCTGATTATTTTGTCTACTTTATACGTTAATAAGCCATCAGGATTTTCATCATTTCCAACACTGATTCTGCTGACTACGGTATTCGGACTAGCTCTAAACGTCTCATCGACAAGGCTAATCCTTACTCAAGGGCAAGCCGGAAACATTATTCGGGCCTTTGGTGATTTTGTCGTCTCGGGGAACTTAGTTGTAGGATTTATTATTTTCATTGTTCTCTTAGCGATTCAATTTTTAGTAATCACCAAAGGTGCAACACGCGTCTCAGAAGTCGCTGCACGTTTTGCCTTAGATGCAATGCCAGGTAAGCAACTAGCCGTCAATGAAGAGCTCAATTCCGGTGCGATAAACGAAGAAGAAGCTCGCAATAGACGTAATGCCCTAACTATGGAAGCAGGATTTTACGGAGCAATGGATGGAGCCTCAAAATTTGTTTCAGGAAACGTTCAAGTAGCAATAGTTATTGTTTTAGTAAATGTTATCGGTGGTATTATTATCGGTATTACCAAGGGAGAAACACTAGGAGGAGCCGTACAACATTATGTAACACTGACAATAGGTGACGGCCTTGTATCCCAAATTCCAGCATTACTTGTATCGGTTGCAACTGGTATTATTGTTACCCGCAATTCTGCTAACGAAAAATTTGCAACTGACGTTGCTCATCAAATTGTCATGCTCCCGAAAACTTTGTTTATTGCTGGATTTGCCATTATGTTTTTAGGATTTCTGCCAGGATTTCCTTTATTACTTAATCTTTTGATTGGAGGTATTATGGTTGGATCTGCTTACATTATGAGCCAAGCCATCAAAGCCGAGCAGGAAACAAAAAATCGTGAAAAAATCATCGCCGAAAAAGAAGAAGCTCAACCTACTATTCAAGATATCTTGCATGTCGATCCTATGAGCATGGAAATTGGATATAGTTTGATTCCCCTAGTTGATAAAGCGCAAGGAGGAGATCTTTTGGAACGCATCAAACTCATGCGGCGGCATATTGGTTTGGATTTAGGCATTCTTGTACCGCCGATCCGCATCACCGATAATGTTAGTGTTGAATCTCAGGAATATATTGTCAAGATTAGAGGCGTTGAGATTGGTAAAGGACGCATATTTGTCAACCGGCTGCTTGCGATGAATCCACAAAAAGATCTTAATTCTATTGAAGGTATTGAAAGTCGGGAACCAGCATTTAATCTTCCAGCCAAATGGATTAATATTGAAGACAGAGCGAAAGTAGAAATGCAGGGATTTGATGTATTCGATCCTCCATCAGTTGTTGCAACACACTTGACAGAACTTATCCGCCGCAATGCTTTTGAATTATTGACACGACAGGATGTTCAAGAAATGATGGATGCTTTGCGTAAAGAATTTCCAACCCTGGTTGACGATGCTCTGAAACATTCGAATGTTGGGGAAATTCATAAAATTCTTCAAAACCTCCTAAAAGAACGAATCAAAATCCGAAATATGGTACCGATTTTGGAAATTATTTCCGACTATCGGAATTCAGTTCCTCACTTGGACGCGCTAACCGAACAAGTCCGCGATGCATTAGGTAAACAAATAACATCCGATCCTACAGTCAATACTAACGGCTCTCTCAAAGGACTGCTTATTGATCCAAAATGGGAACAAATTTTAAGCGACTCTATTGAAGATTCTCCTCAAGGTTATATCAGCACTCTAGACAACGAGCATATGAATCAGTTTGTGAACTCTGTTGGCAAAGCAATAGAACAAAACCTTTCCGAAGGTATCCACCCGGTTATTTTGTGTTCAAAACGAGTACGACGTTTAGCACGGGAAATATTATCTCGATCTTTTCCCAATATTTCTGTAATTGCCTATTCAGAAATTCCATCTTATGTTTCTGTAGAACAATTAGGGGTAATTACCGAGTAA
- the flhB gene encoding flagellar biosynthesis protein FlhB → MKTSQSLWFLQNIHLPENYVFDLQRFASPEDEGRTEEPSEIKKRKAREEGNIPQSQELIGIVVFLGIFFGITVFWRYFYNRLFELIHYYINGINSIQLSENNIQALSINFIIQIMQVLGPILGIGVLFALAVSLAQTRFLFTSKKLSPNFSKIFGNMLSNLKKMFWSKQALFNLGKSLVKVITVFGIAFLFAVNDLPTMIAYVRMEHNTAFGMLAGLIVRFVAVSGALLFVFAIADYIFQYREYLDSLKMTKQEVKDEFKETEGNPEIKQKIRQLEQQMGIRRMLTAVPAADVIITNPTHYSIAIKYDSSYMNAPIVVAKGVDRTALRIREIAQEHGVPIHENKPVARGLYAIAEVGDEIPVEFYRTVADILTLVYSAQSRTQTS, encoded by the coding sequence ATGAAAACCTCTCAATCCTTATGGTTTTTACAAAATATACACCTGCCTGAAAATTATGTTTTTGATTTGCAACGTTTTGCCTCTCCCGAAGACGAAGGCCGAACAGAAGAACCTTCCGAGATCAAAAAGCGTAAAGCTCGTGAAGAAGGTAATATTCCTCAATCACAAGAATTAATAGGTATTGTTGTATTTTTAGGTATTTTTTTTGGTATTACGGTATTTTGGCGTTATTTTTATAATCGTTTATTCGAATTGATACATTATTATATCAACGGTATTAACAGTATCCAGCTTTCGGAAAACAATATACAAGCACTAAGCATTAACTTTATTATACAAATCATGCAGGTTTTAGGACCGATTTTAGGCATTGGGGTTCTGTTTGCTTTGGCAGTGTCTTTAGCTCAAACACGATTTTTATTCACATCAAAAAAATTGAGTCCTAATTTCTCTAAAATTTTCGGCAACATGCTCAGCAATCTCAAAAAAATGTTCTGGTCAAAACAGGCATTATTTAATTTGGGAAAATCTCTGGTGAAAGTAATTACAGTATTCGGCATTGCATTTTTATTTGCCGTAAATGATCTCCCAACTATGATCGCATACGTCCGCATGGAACATAATACTGCATTTGGAATGCTTGCAGGCCTAATTGTAAGGTTTGTAGCAGTCAGCGGAGCTTTGCTTTTTGTATTTGCCATTGCTGATTATATTTTTCAATATAGAGAATATCTAGATTCGCTGAAAATGACCAAACAAGAAGTTAAAGACGAGTTCAAGGAAACCGAAGGCAATCCAGAAATTAAACAAAAAATACGCCAGCTCGAACAGCAGATGGGAATACGACGAATGTTGACGGCCGTTCCGGCAGCAGATGTCATTATTACAAACCCTACTCACTACTCTATTGCGATCAAGTATGACAGTTCCTATATGAATGCTCCTATTGTTGTTGCCAAAGGAGTTGATCGAACAGCGTTACGGATTCGTGAGATTGCTCAAGAACATGGTGTTCCCATACACGAAAACAAACCGGTAGCTAGAGGTTTGTATGCTATAGCTGAAGTCGGAGATGAAATTCCGGTAGAATTCTATCGAACAGTTGCAGATATCTTGACTTTGGTATACAGTGCACAGTCTCGAACTCAGACATCATAA
- a CDS encoding flagellar biosynthetic protein FliR gives MLVDYFQLNFQIFLIIFSRIFGLFLTIPILSANVPMLFRAGLSFFIALLSSPIIIGLKLIPLPADLAGFGMMTLSSFLIGTAIGFCVQIMVSAFQLSSSVFSTTMGLTISESLDPVSQIDLPAVGGILSLIMTMLFIRTESHIVFIEIIVRSFREVALLQENTVKSLLPELKMTSSIIFSLALRISMPIIGITLLLDIAMGLIARVAPQFNVMIMGWNIKIIIGFGMLWLILPTLIDFSTLFLKELQESIQQFIRISGKTP, from the coding sequence TTGCTGGTTGATTATTTTCAATTAAATTTTCAGATTTTTCTTATTATTTTTTCCCGGATTTTTGGATTATTTCTAACAATACCGATCCTTTCAGCAAATGTACCTATGCTTTTTCGTGCAGGACTTTCATTTTTTATTGCGTTGCTTAGTTCCCCAATAATTATTGGGCTCAAACTGATACCATTACCTGCGGATCTTGCAGGATTCGGGATGATGACACTCAGCAGTTTCCTGATAGGCACAGCGATCGGATTTTGCGTGCAAATTATGGTATCGGCATTTCAACTTTCCAGTTCCGTCTTCTCAACCACTATGGGGCTCACAATCAGTGAAAGCCTTGATCCTGTTTCCCAAATAGATCTGCCCGCTGTCGGTGGGATTTTATCGCTGATTATGACTATGCTTTTTATAAGAACCGAATCGCATATTGTATTTATTGAAATTATCGTGCGATCATTTCGCGAAGTAGCCTTACTGCAAGAAAATACCGTTAAAAGCCTATTGCCGGAACTGAAAATGACATCCAGTATTATTTTTTCTCTTGCTTTAAGGATTTCGATGCCTATTATCGGTATTACACTGCTGCTTGATATTGCGATGGGATTGATTGCGCGAGTAGCTCCACAATTCAATGTCATGATTATGGGTTGGAATATCAAAATTATTATAGGATTCGGAATGTTATGGCTAATCCTGCCCACATTAATTGATTTTAGTACTTTATTCCTCAAAGAGCTTCAGGAATCGATACAACAATTTATCCGAATCTCAGGGAAAACACCATGA
- a CDS encoding flagellar biosynthetic protein FliQ codes for MSQGLILSIINQTMLELLFLSVPILGITMLLGLIISIFQATTSLQEQTLTFVPKFIIVSLLLTFAAPFYMTRMLNFTNTIFSLIATASL; via the coding sequence ATGTCGCAAGGACTGATTCTTTCGATTATCAACCAGACAATGCTTGAATTACTGTTTTTGAGTGTGCCAATATTAGGTATTACGATGCTTTTAGGATTAATTATCTCAATTTTTCAAGCAACCACCTCGCTGCAGGAACAAACACTTACTTTTGTGCCGAAATTCATTATTGTTAGTCTTTTACTCACTTTTGCAGCGCCATTTTATATGACACGCATGTTAAATTTTACTAATACAATATTTTCGCTTATTGCGACCGCATCCCTATAA
- the fliP gene encoding flagellar type III secretion system pore protein FliP (The bacterial flagellar biogenesis protein FliP forms a type III secretion system (T3SS)-type pore required for flagellar assembly.) gives MKKILYFILLFIGISAFINVLNVGFSYAQEIAIPTVNFNITQARTPREVSLALQVLFLLTIISLAPSLLISMTSFIRIYIVLSFVGRGIGTQNLPPAQTIAGLSLFLTLFVMFPVFQRSYKEGLQPYFDGQLSIQQGYQKAIAPVREFMFKETSERYIYRFIRLAQVERPRNQNDVPTYVLIPAFVLNEISIAFYMGVLIMIPFTIIDIITAGTLMSMGMMMVPPVTISFPIKILLFVLADGWDLLIDKLIQSF, from the coding sequence ATGAAAAAAATACTTTACTTTATTTTGCTATTCATTGGAATTTCAGCTTTTATCAACGTGTTAAACGTTGGTTTTTCTTATGCACAAGAGATTGCGATTCCTACCGTCAATTTCAACATCACTCAAGCTCGTACACCTCGAGAAGTCTCCTTAGCTTTGCAGGTGCTTTTTCTTCTGACTATTATATCGCTAGCACCGTCTCTGCTTATCTCAATGACATCGTTTATCCGTATTTACATTGTCCTATCATTTGTCGGACGTGGGATCGGAACCCAAAATCTCCCTCCCGCACAAACCATAGCTGGATTATCACTTTTTTTGACACTTTTTGTGATGTTTCCTGTGTTCCAGCGCAGCTATAAGGAAGGGTTACAGCCTTATTTCGATGGCCAGCTCTCTATTCAGCAAGGATACCAAAAAGCCATTGCACCTGTTCGGGAATTCATGTTCAAAGAGACATCCGAACGCTATATCTATCGTTTCATCCGGCTCGCACAAGTAGAACGCCCTCGTAATCAAAATGATGTACCTACTTATGTTTTGATTCCAGCCTTTGTACTCAACGAAATATCCATTGCTTTTTATATGGGTGTGCTCATCATGATTCCTTTCACGATCATCGACATTATAACCGCCGGCACCTTGATGTCGATGGGAATGATGATGGTTCCACCAGTAACGATTTCATTTCCCATAAAAATATTGCTTTTTGTATTAGCAGACGGCTGGGATCTCCTCATCGACAAGCTGATACAAAGTTTTTAA